The Stigmatella aurantiaca DW4/3-1 genome contains the following window.
GGCGCGGTCATGATGTCTCCTGAACTCCGATGCGAAGCGGCATCGGACGGAATCCAACATATATAGCATACTATGAAAGTCAAGCGCGACCCCCATTGGGACCCTGAAGCCACGCCGACCTTCTGGATCAACCACGCGTCCCGGCTGCTGATGCGCCAGTTCGAGCAGCGGCTTCGCCCGCTCGACTTCGGGATGGCCTACCTGCCCGTCGTCATCGCGTTGGAGGAGAACGGGACGCTCTTGCAGAAGGAACTCGCCGTGCGAGCGCATGTCGAGCAACCCACGATGGCTGCCCTGCTCACGCGGATGGAGCGCGATGGGCTCATCACGCGTGAGCCGCATCCGGACGACAAGCGCGCAAGCCAGATCTCGCTTTCGGCGAAGGGAAGGGCGCGCCTGCCTTTGGCGAAAGAGCAGCTCCGGGAAGTCGTCGGCCAGGCGACCGCGGGCTTCAGCGACCGCGAACGCGCGGTGCTCATGGGGCTGCTGCGCCGCATGGTGAGCAATCTAGGCTCGGAGGCTGAGGAGGGCGGTGATCACGGCCCGTGACACTGCTCTCCCGAATTCGCGTTCGAGCTCCATGCGCAGCAGGGGGCTACGTCCGGTTCGGCTCGCTGCCATGAAGGCCATGCGCGCGAGCTCTATCCATCCCTGCTCTTCAGCGTAGAAGTCTGGATGACGACGCGCAGGATGTCGCGGAGGCTCGCGACACGGAGTCGACTGATGTGATGGGATCAACGGCTTCGCCCGACTTCCGTATCACGGACAATGCCTTTCAGTCCTGGCATGGAGGAGCCCTCGTCGGACAACCGCCAGGTGGTCACGACCGAGTCCGAGCAAGGCATCATCCTCGATGGACGCCCAGTGCTGGGTCACGCTTGAGTACTGTCAGTACCCGGGCACCAACTACGGGTATTGCACGCAGAACGGTCATTGCACCAACGCCCAGTTCAAGAAGAACTGCCTCGCGCTCTACAAGAAGACTTGTGAGTCCTTTCAAGACCTGACAGCCGGTCACAGAGGCCCGGCGCCCGCGAGGGGGCTGGGCTTCGTGCCGTGCGGATTCAACCGCTGAGTACGAGGCAGCAAGAGGGCGGAGGCCCGCCACCTTTTCTTGACTGTATGTTCCAGAATCTATATTCCATGACCATGGCCAGACCCAAGGCGTTCGATACGGAGGAGGCGCTGGATGCCGCGATCGGCGTGTTCCGCGAGCATGGCTTCGAGGGGACCTCGGCCGACATGCTGGTCAAGGCCATGGGAATTGGCCGCCAGAGCCTCTACGACACCTTCGGCGACAAATGGGGCCTCTATTGCGCCGCCCTACGGCGCTATTCGGTCCTGGAAAGCGGGGCCCACGCCGAGGCCCTGCGCAGTCGGCCGCGGGCCATCGAAGGCCTTCGTGCCATGGTGGAGCGCCTGGTCGAGGACGCCGGGCAGGCATGCCTGGGGATCGGGTCCATCTGCGAGTTCGGCCGCTCCCGGGCTGATCTGGCGCAAATCCACGCTGCTGCCGAGCGGGCGCTGCACCGCATGATCGTCGAACGCGTGCGCGTGGCCCAGGCCGACGGTGACGTCGGCGCCGATCTGAACCCCGAAGAGGTTGCAGGTTTCCTCCTCGCGAGCTTCGCCGCCATCCGCATCGCCGCCCGGGGAGGGGCCGGTACCGGCCAGCTGCGCGGACTGGGCCGTCTCGCGTTGCGTGCTCTGCGGTGAGCGTCTTTTTTTGCGCAGTTCCGGAATGAACATTCCACTTAAGGAGAGACCGATGAAAGCTGTCGTGATGAACCGCCAGGGTGGGCCCGAGGTCATGGTGTTCGCGGAGCGGCCCGAGCCGGTCGCGGGGCCGGGCGAGGTGCTCGTCGAGATCGCTGCGGCGGGCGTGAATTTCATGGACACGGGCGTGCGGCGGGGGCTTGCCTGGACCGACATGCCGAACCCGAAGGTTCTGGGCGTCGAAGGTGCCGGGCGGCTCCTGTCTGTTGGCGCCGGCGTCGATCCGGCGTGGGTGGGACGCCGGGTCGCCTGGGTCTACGCGCCCGGCAGCTACGCCGAACGGATCTCCATCCCGGTCGATGCGATCGTGCCGCTGCCCGACGCCATCGATGATCGCACGGGGGCGGCGGTGATGATGCAGGGTCTGACCGCGAGCCACTTCGCCACCGACTTCCATCCTGTGCAACCCGGCGAGGTTGCGCTCGTCCATGCCGCCGCGGGTGGCCTGGGCCTGCTCCTCACCCAGATCATCAAGCTGAGGGGCGGCCATGTCATCGGCCGCGTGTCGCATGCGGACAAGGTCGCCGCCGCGCGCGAGGCAGGCGCCGATCATGTGATCGTCGACACCGAGGGCCGGTTCGCCGATGAGGCGGTCCGCCTCTCCGGCGGCGACGGCGTGCACGTGGTCTACGACGGCTCGGGTCCGAAGACCTTCCATGCCTCCCTGGCCGCCTTGCGCCGCAGCGGGACCTTTTGCTGGTACGGGCCGGTGCTTGGCGGGCCCGGGCCCATCGACTTGATGAGCCTGCCCAAGAGCATCAAGCTCGGCTACGCGGTCTTCTCGGACCATGTCGCGACCCGCGAGCTGCTGCGCAGCCGCGTTGCGCGCCTGTTCGACTGGATCGCTGCCGGCGCGCTGAAGGTCCGGATCGGGGGCGTCTATCCGCTGGCCGAAGCCGCGCGGGCCCATGCGGACATGGAAAGCCGCCGCACGACCGGCAAGCTGCTGCTCATCCCGTAATGCGCCCCGTGGCTGCCGGTGCCACCGGCAGCAGCAGCGTCGCGCGCAGGCCACCGCCGCTCCGGTTGGCGAGCACGAGTTCGCCGTCCAGTGTGGCCGCCAGCTGCTGAGCGATGGCCAGCCCCAGTCCGGTGCCGCCGGTATCGCGGTTGCGCGAGCTTTCCAGCCGGTAGAACGGTTGCAGCACCGCTTGCATCTCCTGCTCGGGAATGCCCGGGCCATGGTCGCACACGTCCACGGCCACGCGCCCGTCGTCGAGTCGGCGCACGCCGACCTCGGCGCTGCCGCCGTACTTCACCGCGTTGTCGATCAGGTTCTCGAGGATGCGCCGCAATGCCGGAGGCCGCGTGCTCAGCGCAGCGCGCACGCATTCGCCCAGCGCGACCGGCTTGCCCGCGTCTTGGTAGTCGCACACCACGCTGTCGAGCAATGCGTGCAGGTCCAGCCGCACCTCCGGACCGGTGGCGCCGTGGGTGCTGCGCGCGTAGGCGATGCCCTCGCGCACCAGCTGATGCAACTGCCCCAGGTCGCCGCTCAGGCGATCACGGTCGGCTCCCTCCTCCATCGCTTCCAGGCGCAGCTTCATGCGCGTGATCGGGGTTTGCAGGTCGTGCGAGATCGCGGCCAGGATCTGCAACCGCTCCGCGAGATAGTGGCCGATGCGCGCCTGCATCGCGTTGAACGCGGTGGCGGCCTTGACCACTTCCACAGGCCCTTCCTGTGGCAGCGGCGGGCGAGCGCGCGCCGGGTCCAGCCGCTCGACCGCGTCGGCCAGCTGCACCAGCGGTCGCGTCGCCAGCCGCACCGCCAGCCACGCGCACAACAGCAGCAGCGCCAGCTGCGCCGCCAGCACCACCGGCAGCCAGCGCGCGATCGGCATCACCGAGGGCGTGACCTCGATGGTCAACGGCTGGCTGTCGGCCAGTGTGAGTTCCACCTCGAAGCGCTCCGGTGAGGTGGACACCGTGCGCGCCCGCAGGTGGTAGTGATGGTCCAGGCTGCGGTCAATCAGGGCGGTGACCTCGCGCGCGCGGTCGCTGGTCAGGGGCACGCCCTCCCGCGCCGGGCCGAGCAGGTAGCGGTAGGTGCGCCGCTCCAGGCGCGGCGCCCATTGCGCGCGCTCGGTTGGGCTCAGGCGTTCAAGCAGGGCCACACTGACGGTCACGTCCTGGTCCAGGTGGGTGAGCATCATCGAACGGGCGGCCACGCAGCGCTCGGAGAACAGCAGCGAGAAGGACAGCGCGTGCGCGAGCAGCAAGCCGGTGAACAGGATCAGGGTCAGGCGCGCGGCGAGGGTGCGTGGCAGCAGGCGCCGCAAGCCAGTGAGTGGGGGGGCGTTCATGCGCTCTCGCCGAGCAGGATCACGGGCTGACAGAACACATAGCCCTCGCTGCGCACGGTCTTGATGTAGGCCTGCTCGCGCGCGTCGTCGCGCAGGCGCTGGCGCAGGCGGCTGACGAGCAGGTCGATGGATCGGTCGAACAGCTCGGCGTCGCGGCCCCGGGTGAGGTTGAGCAGCTGGTCGCGGCTGAGCACGCGTTGTGGGTGGTCGAGGAACACGCGCAGCAGGCGGAACTCCGCGCCACTGAGCGGG
Protein-coding sequences here:
- a CDS encoding quinone oxidoreductase family protein, with product MKAVVMNRQGGPEVMVFAERPEPVAGPGEVLVEIAAAGVNFMDTGVRRGLAWTDMPNPKVLGVEGAGRLLSVGAGVDPAWVGRRVAWVYAPGSYAERISIPVDAIVPLPDAIDDRTGAAVMMQGLTASHFATDFHPVQPGEVALVHAAAGGLGLLLTQIIKLRGGHVIGRVSHADKVAAAREAGADHVIVDTEGRFADEAVRLSGGDGVHVVYDGSGPKTFHASLAALRRSGTFCWYGPVLGGPGPIDLMSLPKSIKLGYAVFSDHVATRELLRSRVARLFDWIAAGALKVRIGGVYPLAEAARAHADMESRRTTGKLLLIP
- a CDS encoding sensor histidine kinase, which translates into the protein MNAPPLTGLRRLLPRTLAARLTLILFTGLLLAHALSFSLLFSERCVAARSMMLTHLDQDVTVSVALLERLSPTERAQWAPRLERRTYRYLLGPAREGVPLTSDRAREVTALIDRSLDHHYHLRARTVSTSPERFEVELTLADSQPLTIEVTPSVMPIARWLPVVLAAQLALLLLCAWLAVRLATRPLVQLADAVERLDPARARPPLPQEGPVEVVKAATAFNAMQARIGHYLAERLQILAAISHDLQTPITRMKLRLEAMEEGADRDRLSGDLGQLHQLVREGIAYARSTHGATGPEVRLDLHALLDSVVCDYQDAGKPVALGECVRAALSTRPPALRRILENLIDNAVKYGGSAEVGVRRLDDGRVAVDVCDHGPGIPEQEMQAVLQPFYRLESSRNRDTGGTGLGLAIAQQLAATLDGELVLANRSGGGLRATLLLPVAPAATGRITG
- a CDS encoding MarR family winged helix-turn-helix transcriptional regulator, whose protein sequence is MKVKRDPHWDPEATPTFWINHASRLLMRQFEQRLRPLDFGMAYLPVVIALEENGTLLQKELAVRAHVEQPTMAALLTRMERDGLITREPHPDDKRASQISLSAKGRARLPLAKEQLREVVGQATAGFSDRERAVLMGLLRRMVSNLGSEAEEGGDHGP
- a CDS encoding TetR/AcrR family transcriptional regulator; this encodes MTMARPKAFDTEEALDAAIGVFREHGFEGTSADMLVKAMGIGRQSLYDTFGDKWGLYCAALRRYSVLESGAHAEALRSRPRAIEGLRAMVERLVEDAGQACLGIGSICEFGRSRADLAQIHAAAERALHRMIVERVRVAQADGDVGADLNPEEVAGFLLASFAAIRIAARGGAGTGQLRGLGRLALRALR